The following coding sequences lie in one Moritella viscosa genomic window:
- a CDS encoding putative acetyltransferase, GNAT family → MKKRKATSKDANSIVNILTIQWQEALPIRHRVLWPNKQPSFCKVDGDESAIHYGAYIAGELICVASIYIEGRTARLRKFATLPPFQGKGVGSLVIAHVVKELKVAGVDCFWCDARKTAVGFYRRFGLEIQGHEFNKSGIPYYKMEIKLRT, encoded by the coding sequence ATTAAAAAACGTAAAGCTACGAGCAAAGATGCAAACAGTATTGTCAATATACTTACTATTCAATGGCAAGAGGCGCTGCCAATACGACATCGTGTATTATGGCCAAATAAGCAACCTTCATTTTGCAAAGTTGACGGAGATGAAAGCGCCATCCATTACGGTGCTTATATTGCTGGTGAACTAATATGTGTTGCTTCAATTTACATTGAAGGTCGAACCGCTAGACTTCGAAAATTCGCCACGTTGCCACCTTTTCAAGGGAAGGGCGTAGGCTCTCTTGTGATAGCTCATGTAGTTAAAGAATTGAAAGTAGCAGGCGTAGATTGTTTTTGGTGTGACGCCCGTAAAACTGCGGTGGGTTTCTATCGACGATTTGGTCTGGAAATACAGGGGCATGAGTTTAATAAATCAGGTATTCCATACTATAAAATGGAAATTAAATTAAGAACTTAA
- a CDS encoding transposase, IS285 family, protein MTKQELEAFAKEAAKGLKSQQDLLDFSQMLTKITVEAALNAELDDHLGYEKNQKDTSRNYRNGHSSKTLKTEDGQFELDTPRDREGSFEPKLVKKNQTRFTSMDDKILSLYARGMTTRDIVDSFKEMYNADISPTLISKVTNAVIEEVNEWQNRPLDSIYPIVYLDCIVVKIRQDNHVINKAVFLALAINLDGEKELLGLWFAENEGAKFWLNVLTELQNRGVEDILIACVDGLKSFPDAINTVYPETHIQLCIVHMIRNSLRFVSWKDYKAVTADLKRIYQADTEDIALMERDAFSERWDDKYPQISKSWISNWENLNTFFRYPKDIRKAIYTTNAIESLNSVIRKAIKNRKVFPSDDSAKKVVYLAIRSASKKWSMPIHNWKAAMNRFIIEFEDRLKDHL, encoded by the coding sequence ATGACAAAGCAAGAACTTGAAGCCTTTGCAAAGGAAGCCGCAAAAGGCTTGAAATCTCAACAAGACCTCCTCGATTTTAGTCAAATGCTAACTAAAATAACCGTTGAAGCTGCGCTCAATGCGGAGCTAGATGACCATCTGGGTTATGAAAAAAACCAGAAAGATACCTCGCGAAATTACCGAAATGGACATTCTTCCAAAACACTAAAAACTGAAGATGGCCAATTTGAACTTGATACACCCAGAGATCGCGAGGGTAGCTTTGAACCGAAGCTGGTCAAGAAAAACCAAACTCGTTTTACGTCGATGGATGATAAGATCCTGAGTCTCTATGCTCGAGGAATGACAACACGTGATATAGTTGATTCATTTAAAGAAATGTACAATGCGGATATCTCTCCAACCCTCATATCAAAAGTAACCAATGCTGTCATTGAAGAAGTAAACGAGTGGCAAAATAGGCCGCTAGATAGCATCTATCCTATCGTTTATTTAGATTGCATAGTCGTTAAAATACGCCAAGACAATCACGTAATTAACAAAGCCGTATTTCTTGCTTTAGCCATAAACCTTGACGGTGAAAAAGAGCTGTTAGGCTTGTGGTTCGCTGAGAATGAAGGTGCTAAATTTTGGCTGAATGTATTAACAGAGTTACAGAATAGAGGTGTCGAAGACATCCTAATCGCGTGTGTAGATGGCCTGAAAAGCTTTCCAGATGCAATTAATACAGTTTACCCTGAAACTCATATCCAGCTTTGTATCGTTCATATGATTAGAAATTCACTACGATTTGTATCCTGGAAAGACTACAAGGCGGTAACGGCAGACCTAAAACGAATTTACCAAGCAGATACTGAAGATATAGCGTTAATGGAACGAGATGCGTTTTCAGAACGCTGGGATGATAAATATCCACAAATATCAAAGTCATGGATTAGCAATTGGGAGAACTTAAATACGTTTTTCAGATATCCTAAGGATATCAGAAAAGCGATTTACACAACGAACGCCATTGAATCACTTAACAGCGTTATACGTAAAGCAATCAAGAATAGGAAGGTATTTCCAAGCGATGATTCAGCTAAAAAAGTAGTGTATTTAGCGATCCGTTCAGCTTCAAAAAAGTGGTCGATGCCGATCCATAACTGGAAAGCAGCCATGAATCGTTTTATCATTGAATTTGAAGACCGATTAAAAGATCATCTCTAA
- a CDS encoding putative acetyltransferase, GNAT family: MEISLLADHPHEAKNIAQWYYSEWAHVFPNMTVNMVLEKVAEKSVNRTTIPLAIVAHENRELVGVVELKYRENANYPEYEFWLGGVFVDSLSRGRGIGGLLISEAKTKAVSLGIQQLYLQCETHNIVLYKKHGFKALHQANHHEILTTVMRWVAAI; encoded by the coding sequence ATGGAAATTTCGCTGTTAGCAGATCATCCGCATGAAGCAAAGAACATAGCTCAATGGTATTACAGTGAGTGGGCTCATGTGTTTCCAAATATGACCGTAAATATGGTGCTAGAAAAAGTGGCCGAAAAGTCGGTTAATCGCACTACCATTCCGTTAGCAATCGTAGCTCATGAGAATCGTGAACTTGTTGGCGTTGTTGAGCTAAAGTACCGTGAAAATGCTAACTATCCAGAATATGAGTTCTGGTTAGGCGGTGTCTTTGTTGACAGTTTAAGTCGAGGGCGTGGCATTGGAGGCTTATTAATTTCAGAGGCTAAAACCAAAGCCGTGAGCTTAGGGATTCAGCAATTGTATTTGCAGTGTGAGACTCATAATATAGTGCTTTATAAAAAACATGGTTTTAAAGCGTTACATCAGGCTAACCACCATGAAATATTAACAACGGTAATGAGATGGGTAGCTGCCATTTAA
- the trxA gene encoding thioredoxin — MNKIVELRDDNFEAELMTGSQPVLVEYWASWCAPCLRVGPVLKEIAFAYSGKVKIGKLNIDTSPQIAAKYGIRALPAMMLFKDGEVLSSTVGVLSKTQLTTLLSQHM, encoded by the coding sequence ATGAACAAAATTGTGGAATTGAGGGATGACAACTTTGAAGCGGAGTTAATGACTGGCAGCCAACCGGTATTAGTTGAATATTGGGCGTCTTGGTGTGCCCCTTGTTTAAGGGTAGGCCCAGTGTTGAAAGAAATCGCTTTTGCGTATAGCGGTAAAGTGAAAATTGGAAAACTTAATATTGATACTAGTCCCCAAATCGCGGCCAAATATGGTATCCGTGCTCTTCCTGCAATGATGTTGTTTAAAGATGGCGAAGTGTTATCGTCGACAGTGGGCGTATTGAGTAAAACTCAGTTAACTACTCTGCTAAGTCAGCATATGTAA
- a CDS encoding putative uncharacterized protein (No significant database matches) — translation MLHRAAKKLGGQHMMEIKTEINIGASVKDVWKVFTDLNGHAEWNPFLTEINGSLNVGKAVDITVKLEGRKPEIAKVILKELKHEKEAVFLMNKWPLIKGRHYFRLESTSDNETKFIHGEVFTGLIPFFAGAKLYPLFHSAFESMNLALKNRIE, via the coding sequence ATGTTGCACAGAGCAGCTAAGAAGTTAGGGGGACAACATATGATGGAAATTAAAACTGAAATTAATATAGGCGCCTCTGTTAAAGATGTTTGGAAGGTATTTACGGATTTAAATGGGCATGCTGAATGGAATCCGTTTTTGACCGAAATAAATGGTAGTTTGAACGTTGGTAAAGCTGTAGATATAACCGTAAAATTGGAAGGTAGAAAGCCTGAAATCGCAAAAGTTATTTTAAAAGAGCTTAAGCATGAAAAGGAGGCTGTGTTTTTAATGAATAAGTGGCCTCTAATAAAGGGTAGGCATTACTTCCGTTTGGAGAGCACCTCTGATAACGAAACAAAGTTTATACATGGTGAAGTGTTTACGGGATTAATTCCATTTTTTGCAGGGGCGAAACTGTATCCATTATTTCACTCCGCATTTGAGAGTATGAATTTAGCATTAAAGAATAGAATAGAATAG
- a CDS encoding transporter, LysE family yields the protein MENYLMYVVVAALTIVSPGPGVILTINNAIQRRASNTLSGIFGIATGVLTVSVLSATSIGVILATSAAAFTVVKLIGAAYLIYLGIKMWGAQVPLSAHIELKEKSNAKCYIEGLSLTLSNPKPILFFMSLFPQFIDSHGSYIAQFITLSLTFCCLVIAIHSGYVFLARFAKNKLLEPKGRRALNKVSGSVFMCFGVGLAASSK from the coding sequence ATGGAAAATTATTTAATGTATGTTGTCGTGGCTGCGCTTACTATTGTCAGCCCCGGTCCTGGTGTTATCTTAACTATAAATAACGCAATTCAAAGGCGAGCTTCGAATACCCTTTCTGGCATATTTGGTATTGCTACTGGGGTGTTAACTGTTTCAGTTCTTTCTGCAACAAGTATCGGCGTTATTTTGGCAACCTCAGCCGCCGCATTTACCGTAGTGAAATTGATTGGGGCAGCCTATTTAATTTATCTGGGTATTAAGATGTGGGGAGCGCAAGTGCCCTTAAGTGCCCATATCGAACTGAAAGAGAAATCGAATGCAAAATGTTATATCGAAGGGCTTTCTCTTACTCTTTCAAATCCCAAGCCCATATTATTTTTCATGTCCTTATTTCCGCAATTTATAGACTCTCACGGGAGTTATATTGCTCAATTTATTACTTTATCTTTAACATTTTGCTGTTTAGTCATTGCCATCCATAGTGGTTATGTTTTTTTGGCGCGTTTTGCTAAAAATAAACTATTAGAACCAAAGGGAAGGCGAGCGCTTAATAAAGTGAGCGGCAGTGTTTTCATGTGCTTTGGCGTAGGCTTGGCAGCCTCAAGTAAATAG
- a CDS encoding putative phosphoesterase: protein MKIAVLSDIHSNVFALEAVIADAKKHSVDLMVNLGDILYGPIAPKATFDLLMQHEIVTICGNQDRQIFEATKAEIDSNSTMKFIIDELGAEPINWMKSLPFDVQLNDDVYLCHGTPENDLVYLLENVEFGYACLRSDSEIITLLNGQGSKLICCGHTHTPRAVTLTTGQIIVNPGSVGLQAYTDDEPIVHSMENFNAMASYSIVEKTGDNWSVLHIKVPYDVALAVKECEKRDRMDWVHFLTTGRKV from the coding sequence ATGAAGATTGCAGTATTATCAGACATTCACAGTAATGTGTTTGCATTGGAAGCCGTTATTGCTGATGCAAAAAAGCATTCGGTGGATTTAATGGTCAATCTTGGCGATATTCTTTATGGGCCTATTGCACCAAAGGCGACTTTTGATCTTTTAATGCAACATGAAATAGTTACTATTTGTGGTAATCAAGATCGCCAAATATTCGAAGCCACAAAAGCAGAAATTGATTCTAATTCAACAATGAAATTTATCATTGATGAGCTTGGTGCAGAGCCTATTAATTGGATGAAATCCTTACCGTTTGACGTTCAATTAAATGATGATGTTTATTTGTGTCATGGTACACCTGAAAATGATTTAGTCTATTTATTAGAAAATGTTGAGTTTGGGTATGCTTGCCTACGAAGTGATAGCGAGATTATAACACTGTTAAATGGGCAAGGCTCGAAGCTTATCTGCTGTGGTCATACCCACACCCCTAGAGCCGTGACTTTAACAACGGGGCAAATTATCGTAAATCCAGGCAGTGTCGGTTTGCAAGCATATACAGATGATGAACCTATTGTCCATTCAATGGAAAACTTTAACGCTATGGCATCGTATTCGATCGTTGAGAAAACGGGAGATAATTGGAGTGTTCTGCATATTAAAGTGCCATATGATGTCGCTTTAGCTGTTAAAGAATGTGAGAAAAGAGACAGAATGGACTGGGTTCATTTTTTAACAACTGGACGGAAGGTGTAA